The Mastomys coucha isolate ucsf_1 unplaced genomic scaffold, UCSF_Mcou_1 pScaffold4, whole genome shotgun sequence genome has a segment encoding these proteins:
- the LOC116075879 gene encoding olfactory receptor 6C3-like: MKNHSVITEFVLLGISDDPELQVVIFIFLFIAYILSVTGNLTIITLTLLDSQLKTPMYFFLQNFSFLEIIFTSVSIPRFLESIVTKVKSISYNNCLTQLFFFISMGVSEFFLLTAMSYDRYVAICKPLHYTLIMNQKVCTLLVLTSWLGGFLTIFPLLMLFLKLDFCASNVIDHFSCDYFPILQLSCSDTWFLETIGFYFAFITLLFTLALVILSYICIISTILRFPSASQRKKAFSTCSSHMIVISISYGSCIFMYVKPSANERASLTKGVALLNTSIAPMLNPFIYTLRNQQVKQAFKDLINKVIFNRNK; the protein is encoded by the coding sequence ATGAAAAACCACTCTGTGATCACTGAGTTTGTGCTCTTGGGCATATCAGATGATCCAGAACTTCAGgttgtgatttttatctttttattcattgCCTACATACTAAGTGTTACTGGAAACCTAACCATCATCACTCTAACCTTGCTAGACTCCCAGTTAAAGACTCCTATGTATTTCTTCCTCCAGAATTTCTCCTTCTTAGAAATTATATTCACCAGTGTTTCAATCCCCAGATTTTTGGAGTCAATAGTTACTAAAGTCAAGTCAATTTCTTATAACAACTGTCTGACtcagttatttttcttcatttccatgGGAGTGTCTGAGTTCTTTCTTCTAACTGCTATGTCTTATGACCGCTATGTTGCCATCTGTAAACCACTGCACTACACCCTCATCATGAATCAGAAAGTCTGCACCCTCCTTGTCCTCACTTCATGGCTGGGAGGATTTCTGACCATCTTTCCATTGCTCATGCTATTTCTAAAGTTAGATTTTTGTGCTTCGAATGTCATTGATCACTTCTCCTGTGACTACTTCCCCATTCTACAGCTCTCCTGCTCAGATACATGGTTTTTAGAGACAATTGGCTTTTACTTTGCATTTATTACTTTGCTGTTCACACTGGCTCTTGTGATCTTGTCCTACATCTGCATCATCAGCACCATTCTGAGGTTCCCATCTGCCAGTCAGAGGAAAAAGGCTTTCTCCACCTGTTCCTCTCACATGATTGTCATCTCCATCTCTTATGGAAGCTGCATTTTCATGTATGTCAAACCTTCTGCAAATGAAAGAGCATCACTGACCAAAGGGGTGGCTCTTCTCAATACTTCAATTGCTCCCATGCTGAACCCTTTTATTTACACCTTGAGAAATCAACAAGTAAAACAAGCCTTCAAGGATTTGattaataaagtaatatttaataGAAACAAATGA
- the LOC116076015 gene encoding olfactory receptor 6C3-like, whose translation MRNNSMVTEFLLSGISDDPELQVVIFIFLFIAYILSVTGNLTIITLTLLDSQLKTPMYFFLQNFSFLEIIFTSVSIPKFLGSIITEVKTISYNNCLTQLYFFLSLGVSEFFLLTAMSYDRYVAICKPLHYVIIMNQKVCTLLVLTSWLVGFLSIFPLIMLILKLDFCASTTIDHFCCDYFPILQLSCSDTRLLEAFGLYCASITLLFTLALVILSYICIISTILRFPSASQRKKAFSTCSSHMIVISISYGSCIFMYVKPSANERASLTKGVAVLNTSIAPMLNPFIYTLRNQQVKQAFKDLINKVMFNRNK comes from the coding sequence ATGAGAAACAACTCTATGGTTACAGAGTTTTTGCTTTCAGGCATATCAGATGATCCAGAACTTCAGgttgtgatttttatctttttattcattgCTTACATACTAAGTGTTACTGGAAACCTAACCATCATCACTCTAACCTTGCTAGACTCCCAGTTAAAGACTCCTATGTATTTCTTCCTCCAGAATTTCTCCTTCTTAGAAATTATATTCACCAGTGTTTCAATCCCTAAATTTTTGGGGTCAATAATTACTGAAGTCAAAACTATTTCCTATAACAATTGTTTGACTCAAttatacttcttcctttccctgggAGTGTCTGAGTTCTTTCTTCTAACCGCCATGTCTTATGATCGCTATGTTGCCATCTGTAAGCCACTGCACTATGTTATCATCATGAATCAGAAAGTCTGCACCCTTCTTGTCCTCACTTCATGGCTGGTAGGATTTCTGAGCATCTTCCCTTTAATCATGCTTATCCTTAAGTTAGATTTTTGTGCTTCCACTACAATTGATCATTTCTGCTGTGACTACTTCCCCATTTTACAACTATCTTGCTCAGATACAAGGCTTTTAGAGGCATTTGGTCTTTATTGTGCATCTATTACTCTGCTGTTCACACTGGCTCTAGTGATCTTGTCCTACATCTGCATCATCAGCACCATTCTGAGGTTCCCATCTGCCAGCCAGAGGAAAAAGGCTTTCTCCACCTGTTCCTCTCACATGATTGTCATCTCCATCTCTTATGGAAGCTGCATTTTCATGTATGTCAAACCTTCTGCAAATGAAAGAGCATCACTGACCAAAGGAGTGGCTGTTCTCAATACTTCAATTGCTCCCATGCTGAACCCTTTTATTTACACCTTGAGAAATCAACAAGTAAAACAAGCCTTCAAGGATCTGATTAATAAAGTAATGTTTAATAGAAACAAATGA